One Fusobacterium ulcerans DNA segment encodes these proteins:
- a CDS encoding YoaK family protein, translated as MEVKKNKVDESLIFMGLLTFIGGFINAYAFFTRGQAFVSMHTGNMAKIGLSLYENDFNMLISSVVPISGCLLGAVFAQLLKFTLKDYEVPKLQKALLLTELIILLGVGFISTSFSNNIVNFLLSVITTFQLSNFRKYNGNVHNSTIATGNLRSLGAHIGDVLIKKDIESIKVASKYFILVFSFPVGIFFGGVLSTLCGTYAIWLCCIVLLFLASLIKCENN; from the coding sequence ATGGAAGTGAAAAAAAATAAGGTAGATGAAAGTTTGATCTTTATGGGTCTTCTTACTTTCATTGGGGGATTTATTAATGCGTATGCGTTCTTTACAAGAGGACAAGCTTTTGTCAGTATGCATACAGGAAATATGGCTAAAATAGGATTATCATTATATGAAAATGATTTCAATATGCTTATCTCTAGTGTTGTTCCTATTTCAGGGTGTCTTTTAGGTGCTGTATTTGCTCAATTATTAAAATTTACTTTAAAAGATTATGAAGTACCAAAACTTCAAAAAGCACTTTTACTGACAGAACTTATCATTTTATTAGGAGTTGGATTTATTTCTACTTCTTTTTCTAACAATATAGTAAACTTTTTACTTTCTGTAATAACAACTTTTCAGTTAAGTAATTTTAGAAAATATAATGGCAATGTGCACAACAGTACCATTGCTACTGGAAATTTAAGAAGTCTTGGAGCACATATTGGTGACGTTTTAATAAAAAAAGACATAGAATCTATAAAAGTTGCTTCTAAATATTTCATTTTAGTTTTTTCTTTTCCTGTGGGAATATTCTTTGGAGGAGTTTTAAGTACTTTATGTGGAACATATGCAATCTGGCTATGCTGTATTGTTCTGCTTTTCTTAGCTTCTCTGATTAAATGTGAAAACAATTAA
- a CDS encoding cold-shock protein — MKGTVKWFNQDKGFGFITGEDGKEVFAHYSQIQKDGFKTLAENEEVVYEVTQGQKGPQASNIKTR; from the coding sequence ATGAAAGGTACAGTTAAATGGTTTAATCAAGACAAAGGTTTTGGATTTATTACAGGTGAGGATGGGAAAGAAGTATTCGCTCATTATTCTCAAATCCAAAAAGACGGATTTAAAACTTTAGCAGAAAATGAAGAAGTTGTTTATGAAGTAACTCAAGGTCAAAAAGGACCTCAAGCTTCTAACATAAAAACTAGATAA
- a CDS encoding DUF6173 family protein yields MAKDKKPKLPDVIEETLPRDYNMADWKYEKLVEQIREFEEILDEDHEIALKLASFGSSVVMSVTDIGYQNPDILYFYGFVEGKEAQLIQHISQLNFLITFVEREDKTKPARRIGFALPTISEYEEDDKEENPDDNI; encoded by the coding sequence ATGGCTAAAGATAAAAAACCTAAACTACCAGATGTTATAGAAGAAACATTGCCTCGTGACTATAATATGGCTGATTGGAAATATGAAAAACTGGTAGAACAAATTAGAGAATTTGAAGAGATATTAGATGAAGATCATGAAATTGCTTTAAAACTTGCTTCTTTTGGTTCTTCTGTTGTAATGTCTGTTACAGATATTGGTTATCAAAACCCTGACATACTATATTTTTATGGATTTGTAGAAGGAAAAGAGGCTCAATTAATACAGCATATCAGCCAGCTTAACTTCTTGATTACTTTTGTTGAAAGAGAGGATAAAACAAAACCTGCTAGACGTATTGGCTTTGCTCTGCCTACTATATCTGAATATGAAGAAGATGACAAAGAAGAAAATCCAGATGATAATATATAA
- a CDS encoding DUF4253 domain-containing protein, with protein MRKIIVLGVCLILLCSCVKKNNLSSNEEKLLNEIGFDKELIAEAKSIIKSDFKQLPAIEQETGDILKDQYFNGIYFEKYNDKYVKIKEKLEKNNYRVFLFEISYPEKHIAVIKGNDKFDVLKYRRTDGINYGLQTEDIINKISEWDKKYGVNIVGCGRDWVWIELNKLPKDLDMFSEEVYEFCPDIVDQGVGDMKKLKDSIKVNKELFLWWD; from the coding sequence ATGAGGAAAATAATTGTATTAGGAGTATGCCTGATTTTATTATGCAGTTGTGTGAAAAAGAATAATTTATCAAGTAATGAAGAAAAGTTATTAAATGAAATAGGCTTTGATAAAGAGTTGATTGCAGAAGCAAAATCAATCATAAAAAGTGATTTTAAACAACTGCCGGCTATTGAGCAGGAAACAGGAGATATACTGAAAGATCAGTATTTTAATGGGATTTATTTTGAAAAGTATAATGATAAATATGTAAAGATAAAAGAAAAACTAGAGAAAAATAACTATAGAGTTTTTTTGTTTGAGATCAGCTATCCTGAAAAACATATTGCTGTAATAAAAGGAAATGATAAATTTGATGTTTTAAAATATAGAAGGACAGATGGGATTAATTATGGACTGCAAACAGAGGATATTATAAATAAAATTTCAGAATGGGATAAGAAATATGGAGTAAATATAGTTGGATGTGGACGAGATTGGGTATGGATAGAACTTAATAAACTGCCAAAAGATTTAGATATGTTTTCTGAAGAGGTATACGAATTCTGTCCTGATATAGTAGATCAGGGTGTAGGAGACATGAAAAAATTAAAAGATTCAATAAAAGTAAATAAAGAATTGTTTTTATGGTGGGATTAA
- a CDS encoding APC family permease, producing the protein MSTNEASELKREIGVFGGISIIGGIMIGAGIFYIGSYVLMRVGMNIGLALICWLIGGLISLMGGLCYAELGSMMPKAGGATVYLNEAYHPIVGFMSGMSSCLLAGPGSIAGLSIALIASFRTFTTISDVGLKALAVMLIVFLTVCNCYGVKKASVLQNVSMVAKLVPILLIMISALFMGNIFPNVSLSTVNEAAQSTGRSVIGMIAFAVVATLWAYDGWQNLNALAEEIKEPQRNLPLSLAIGIGGVIILYMLFNFSIFRVLPMEDIKNMIAKGDYYLGTEVARRIFGNTGAVIVVIGMILAIFGSLNGLILSGPRVYYALAKEGHFFKMFLNVHPVYKVPTNAIIAQGIVSITLVLSRNLEQLATLVVFTGMIFKLLTILSVVVFRKKYPNMERPYKVIAYPVTVIITSLVFLGLILNNLAKDPVNSILSCAVQIFAVALYMYFDRKIKKEKMNEEI; encoded by the coding sequence ATGAGTACAAATGAGGCATCGGAATTAAAACGGGAAATTGGGGTATTTGGTGGAATTAGTATTATTGGTGGAATAATGATAGGGGCAGGAATATTTTATATAGGTTCTTATGTTCTTATGAGAGTTGGAATGAATATTGGATTAGCATTAATATGCTGGTTGATAGGTGGACTTATCAGTCTGATGGGTGGATTATGTTATGCTGAATTGGGAAGCATGATGCCTAAAGCTGGAGGAGCTACAGTATATTTGAATGAAGCATATCATCCAATAGTAGGATTTATGTCAGGAATGTCATCATGTTTGCTGGCTGGACCCGGTTCAATAGCAGGACTTTCAATAGCACTTATTGCATCTTTTAGAACTTTTACTACTATAAGTGATGTTGGATTGAAAGCCTTGGCTGTAATGCTGATAGTTTTTCTTACTGTGTGCAACTGTTATGGAGTAAAGAAAGCTTCTGTACTTCAAAATGTATCAATGGTAGCAAAACTAGTGCCTATTCTTTTGATAATGATTTCAGCTCTGTTTATGGGAAATATTTTCCCAAATGTTTCATTATCTACAGTAAATGAAGCAGCTCAAAGTACAGGAAGAAGTGTTATCGGAATGATAGCTTTTGCTGTGGTAGCAACATTGTGGGCATATGATGGATGGCAGAATCTAAATGCTCTGGCAGAAGAAATAAAAGAACCTCAAAGAAATTTACCTCTATCCCTTGCAATAGGTATTGGTGGAGTAATTATATTATATATGCTTTTTAACTTTTCTATATTCCGTGTTCTTCCAATGGAAGATATCAAGAATATGATAGCTAAAGGAGATTATTATTTAGGAACAGAAGTAGCAAGAAGAATATTTGGAAACACTGGAGCAGTAATAGTTGTTATAGGAATGATACTGGCTATCTTCGGTTCATTAAATGGATTGATACTGTCAGGACCGCGTGTATATTATGCTTTGGCAAAAGAGGGGCATTTCTTTAAAATGTTTTTAAATGTACATCCGGTTTATAAAGTTCCAACAAATGCAATTATAGCTCAGGGGATAGTTTCAATAACTCTTGTATTGTCACGTAATCTTGAACAATTAGCTACTTTGGTTGTATTTACTGGAATGATCTTTAAACTTCTGACTATATTATCAGTTGTAGTGTTCCGTAAAAAATATCCAAATATGGAGCGTCCATACAAGGTAATAGCTTATCCAGTAACTGTTATTATAACATCTCTGGTATTCTTGGGATTGATATTAAATAACCTTGCGAAAGATCCAGTAAACTCTATTTTAAGCTGTGCTGTTCAAATATTTGCAGTGGCTTTGTATATGTATTTTGATAGAAAAATAAAAAAAGAAAAAATGAATGAAGAGATATAA